Within the Paenibacillus sp. AN1007 genome, the region ACAAGATGTGGTACTCTACTCCACCGCTGAATCCATCGATATTGAACTGGCACGCGCCACAGGCGAGAATCGGGGCCTGAATCACACGCAGGTCAGCAACGAAATCGTACGTGCAATCGGTGAAATCTGTGCCCGGCTGCTGGAGGAAGGACTGTTCAAAGGAGTGTCCATGACAGGCGGCGATACAGCCAAACAAATCTGTCTGAAATGGAACATCAGCGGTTTCGAGCTGCTGGACGAGCTTGAAATTGGCGTCCCAATCTCCAGATTTATGGGTATTGAAGATTTATATGTGATTACTAAAGCTGGGGGATTCGGTAAACCCGACGTCTTTATCCATGCGATTCAAAAACTAAAAGGGGGCATTCTCGTATGAAACCCACAGTAGGTATAACAATGGGCGATGCCGCAGGCATTGGACCCGAAATTATTATGAAAGCACTAGGACATCAGGAGGTATATGACCAGTGCAATCCGCTTGTGATCGGTGATGCCAAGATGTTGGAGCGTGTGCTGCCCGTGATCGGTTCCAGCTTAAAAGTAAATGCCATCCATGAACCTGCGGAAGCAAAGTATGAGTTCGGCACCGTAGACGTCATCGATCTGAATCTGGTGCCTGCCGATTTGGAGTACGGTAAAGTATCCGCTGCAGCAGGTGACGCAGCATTCCAGTTCTTAGCGAGAGCTATTGATCTGGCAAAAAAGAAGCAGATTCACTCGATCTGCACAGCACCGCTGAACAAGGAGGCTCTCCATCTGGGAGGCCATCTATATCCGGGCCATACGGAGATTTTGGCAGACCTGACGGACACCGAGGACTTCTCCATGATGCTGACCACGCCAAATCTGCGCGTCATTCACCTGACCACGCATATGGGCCTGATCGATGCTATTGCGAGCATTAACCCGGAAAGAACCTATACAGTTGTGAAGCTGGCTCATGATACGTTGAAAAAAGCAGGCTTTGAGAATCCTCGCGTCGCGGTATGCGGGATTAATCCTCATGCCGGAGAGAACGGCTTGTTCGGTAACGGGGAAGAAGAAGAGAAGCTGCAGCCGGGCATTGAACGTGCGCAGCAGGAAGGCATTAACGTCGTTGGTCCACTCCCGGCGGACACACTCTTCTTCCGGGCGGGTCGCGGCGATTTCGATATCGTCGTAGCCTGCTATCACGACCAAGGTCATGCCCCAATCAAGGTGATGGGCATTGAAGAAGGCGTGAACATCACGGTTGGACTGAAAGGCGGCATTATCCGCACATCCGTGGATCACGGAACTGCCTTTGATATCGCTGGCAAAAACATTGCTGATGATAAAAGCATGCTGGCGGCTATCCGTTCCGCCATTGAACTTGCACCGAAGGATTTGGTGTAAGGGGAGCACTATTATCACGTATACCTATACAATCATAGTAAAGTTAGGAAAAGAAGCAAACCCGTTATTAGCGGGTTTGCTTCTTTGAATTTAATTTATGTATGACTCAGATGACTACAAAAACGTACGAATTTTGTTCAGACATTCTCTGATAACTTCATCGGAGGCCTTACCAACAATATCTATTTGCTTAGCTTTCCAGTCGAGATTCTTAATTTGATCTGTTAAAATGACCCCTTCAAAGAATGACCCTTCTGGCAGCAATACTTCAAACCCCCAGCCTCTTA harbors:
- the pdxA gene encoding 4-hydroxythreonine-4-phosphate dehydrogenase PdxA: MKPTVGITMGDAAGIGPEIIMKALGHQEVYDQCNPLVIGDAKMLERVLPVIGSSLKVNAIHEPAEAKYEFGTVDVIDLNLVPADLEYGKVSAAAGDAAFQFLARAIDLAKKKQIHSICTAPLNKEALHLGGHLYPGHTEILADLTDTEDFSMMLTTPNLRVIHLTTHMGLIDAIASINPERTYTVVKLAHDTLKKAGFENPRVAVCGINPHAGENGLFGNGEEEEKLQPGIERAQQEGINVVGPLPADTLFFRAGRGDFDIVVACYHDQGHAPIKVMGIEEGVNITVGLKGGIIRTSVDHGTAFDIAGKNIADDKSMLAAIRSAIELAPKDLV
- a CDS encoding type II toxin-antitoxin system PemK/MazF family toxin — encoded protein: MSAERGDLVWINFNPQTGHEQAGRWPAIVLSPAAFNEATGFVSVCPITHTVRGWGFEVLLPEGSFFEGVILTDQIKNLDWKAKQIDIVGKASDEVIRECLNKIRTFL